AGTCGGACGTGGATGCAAAATTTAACAGCTCATCCTTTTTCTTATGTGTATCACGTAAAGTTTGTTCGCCAATTCCATATTCTTGGGCAGCTATTTTGGACTTCTTCCTTCCTCtacctaataaataattgttaattttgGTTGAATGTCAAGTACCACTCATTTCCATTTGTTACTAGTGTAAAGATTACTACAGAAAACAATACCGCGCTATGCAACTGCTGCCTTGATACTAGGCAGGCCAGTTATCACTTGCGTTAGTCACTGAAAAGCCGTGCCGTGCTATGTTGGTGCAAACCTGAGCGTGGTTCTCAAGGGCACATGGATCACAAGCATGCATAGCTTCCAGGGTTACATTTATAATTCCCTCTAGCAGTTTCGAATTTCATGATGCATACTAACACCAGCTATGTATGTACTATGTTTGGCAGCATTTTTGTCTTGAATCACTGCATAAAATGCTCTGTCACATCAATATatcacaaaaataaaagaaaatcaagtaaaataattatatttatgtatatcgtTTGTGGAAGTGAAATATTGCATGGGTAACCCACAACCGGATAACCAACACCAGGATAATTCTGTTTACCGTATATTCTATTCCAATGTACAATTGTAGGacataaaacttacattttatgCCAAAAACATTTGTATATGTTAATCGTGAACTCTTATTTAAGATTACCTATACAATATAAAGTTTTCAGTTTGGATTATTTATACCTGTGCACCTATCAATTAGTGATGATGTGAACACGTAACCTCAAATCATTAGGTAGTTGGGCAATAGTTTGCTTCATTTATTTACcttgtactgcaatctaagagggAGACTAGCTAAACTTACATCAGTGATGCAATTTCACTACGTACATTATGGCTATGTAGAATATCATGCTATATCCTTGCTACTGAAGTTACTTACTACATTTTGGCAGTAGTTAGTATTTATGACAGTATTGCTTTTATCAATTTTGTAATACGTGTTCTTAATGACCAATATCTTAGTGCTCGTTAGTATAGACCATCTTACTCAAAATGCAGTACATGGCTTATGGTGCATGCTGTTgccaaatttcaaaaatattacctacgaatttcaggagatgcgtatCTTTGGCATTTTCTTTGCACACaaagcattttaagaactcataTCATAACTAGTGATGGGATTGTTACCGGGAAACTAAATATtgggaaaattcccattttgggaagaaaaaaaaaagtgtttcacaTAATACTatgcatatttaattaattttcacttgGTAGGGCTTAATACAGTATTAAATGACTAAAGACAAGGAATACTCTGGAATTTACGATCTCAACCAATATCTATATCTAATTACTAAAACTACCTACTACGGAGATGAACAATTTTAATATAGGTAGTAATGTCTTTGTAACTTGCAGAAATGTCAAATTATGGTGCACTATAGGTAATAGTTCGAAGCAATTTATTCATTTTCAGAAGTTTCGTTATCTGACTCAACGTAGGTAACTTCTTCACATGCTTCGGAGTCAGTTTCGTCTTCATCATTTGAACTGCTACTGCTTAACTTTCGcttgaagctaaaaaaaaaaaaaaaaaaaagtcagtctaATGGGcatgtcaaaaaataaataaataaaataaataaaactgacagTACCTTCGATTCTCTGCATGTACTACTTGCATAGAGGAAGAGCATGCTGGGACTTCAGATAAGCTTACATCTTTGGAATATTTCCTCTGGTTATCTTGCTGTCCCTGGGATGAGTTCTGCTTTTGCATTAGCTTCCAGTTGTGGGACAAGTAGGTAATTTTACCTGCCCTAGAAGTTGTGAGGCGATTCCTTTTCTTGCTATGAATCCATGAGAATGTACTGAAGGATCTCTCGGTGGCTGTAGATGTTACTGGAGCTGTTAAAATTCGAACAGCCACTTTTGATAACGCTGTGGTTCCACATAATCCCCGCCACCATGTTACTGGATTCATTGTTTCCACACTTATCCATATGAATTTCTTACCCCACAAGTCCTCCTTGGACCGATAATTAGCTAAGTCTTTCATAACATTCACCACGTCAGCTTTCATGTTAACGCAAAGAGAGTGGATGAATTCCATGCCATCTACCTGCTCTTCTTTTGTCAGAAAGTGACCTTGAGTTGATGGATCCAAAAGGGTAGCAGCATAATGTATGGTTCGTATACTGTTAGCCTTCCTCGATTTTAACTTCACCAAAATACATGACTCTTCTGAAGCTGATAAAGAGGATTGTGGAAGTAAGTCAACTAGCTTGTTTTCAATTTCACTGAATGCTTTGTAAACCTTGTGAATGTTACAGTCATTGGATTCTAGTATAGTAATCCATGAAACTATTGGTTTTGAAATATTGCTAATTTGTTCGACCCTGACCCAAAATACAGCTTCATCAAGAAGTCGTGTTTTCATTTTCTTTGTAAGAGTTGCTTTTGCTTCTCCGTGAAATGATAAGATCTGATGACTATCTTTACAGTCGAGAAGACTTTCAAGGCACTGAAGGTAACTCCCCCAGCGAATTTTACACGGAAACTTCAAACTTACGTTACAATTCCTTtctgatttaattttttccaataaaGCATTTAATAcctgtgtattttttattgttttgactaTGTCAACAACAGTTGCCATAAATGTTCCGGCAGACTTACATTTCAGAATATCATTACATAACAAATGCAGGGTATGGGCCAAACATCCTAAAGGAATTATGAAATCAAACTTTTGTTGCACTAATGTGAAAGCTTTTTGCATATTTGCTGCATTGTCTCCTATTACAACAAGGAATTTTTCGGGCCCATACTTTTCGATAACAGAAGAAATTTCTTTTTCAAGATATTCACTTGTGTGTCTGTTTTCTTTTGTGcagataaaataaacaaacactggTTCTGGTTtagtcaaaacaaaatttatgatgCCTTCATTACGAATGTTGCTCCACCCATCACATTGCAGATTTAGATTTTTCGCATTTTGTAATTCTGCATTTCAACATACTGTTCATCTAAATGTGTCATAGCCAAAGACTTTCGTGTGGGAAGTTTATAAGCTAGTTTAACTACTTTGAAAAAATCTATCCACAAGGGATGTTCAACTAATGAAAGGGCTACCCCACTAACATATATAGCTTTTGCAAGCATCGTATTCAAGTGTGCATTCTCTTCATTAGTCATGTGGTCCAAAAACATTCCAATTGTTTTTGTTTAGCTTTAGCATTCCAAATAGGTATTGTATGTACTACTGACGGCAGATATGATGTTGCTGGCAATGTTGCAGTAATTAGGCCTACATCTGAGTTTGATTGCATGGATGAAGGTACAGAAGCAGTCTCTAAATTGTTTGTGACATTTATAACTGGAGATGTTATCTTCCCAACTCTTAAAATACTGTCTTTTAAGTCCACTAGGCATTTATAGCATTTGACAATATGCTCGGACATTTTTGTGACATTtgcaaatttataatgttttccaCAATACTTGCAGTCTACAGTTTTATCACTTCTTTCGTTGTACACTTTCCAAAC
This DNA window, taken from Bacillus rossius redtenbacheri isolate Brsri chromosome 3, Brsri_v3, whole genome shotgun sequence, encodes the following:
- the LOC134530835 gene encoding uncharacterized protein LOC134530835, whose protein sequence is MQKAFTLVQQKFDFIIPLGCLAHTLHLLCNDILKCKSAGTFMATVVDIVKTIKNTQVLNALLEKIKSERNCNVSLKFPCKIRWGSYLQCLESLLDCKDSHQILSFHGEAKATLTKKMKTRLLDEAVFWVRVEQISNISKPIVSWITILESNDCNIHKVYKAFSEIENKLVDLLPQSSLSASEESCILVKLKSRKANSIRTIHYAATLLDPSTQGHFLTKEEQVDGMEFIHSLCVNMKADVVNVMKDLANYRSKEDLWGKKFIWISVETMNPVTWWRGLCGTTALSKVAVRILTAPVTSTATERSFSTFSWIHSKKRNRLTTSRAGKITYLSHNWKLMQKQNSSQGQQDNQRKYSKDVSLSEVPACSSSMQVVHAENRSFKRKLSSSSSNDEDETDSEACEEVTYVESDNETSENE